In Candidatus Zixiibacteriota bacterium, one DNA window encodes the following:
- a CDS encoding metallophosphoesterase — MKSTIITWTLLTFFLIAAGSVALAQNAGKDQAASCPIHFAVIGDRTGGHVAGIYEEIVSEVERLRSDFVVNVGDMIEGYSTDTTILKNQWEEYKKIISPLTMPVYLTPGNHDITYDAALGMFERYVGKPYHSFDVKELHFIVLDNSRWESSVELPKEQLDWLAADLKEHQNARYIFVLHHKPFWYNSTADNKPDTLHSLFRSFGVDAVITGHFHDYFGGRFDGIIYTGMGSSGGDAPVGPTGLQYHFLWVTVDDKGISIAPVKLGSVLPWEEVTVAEEKFIEKMNRQGVSFVSPMAIGSKLELLDSVVTIKLRNFQPDLDWEDTIKWEVPQGWQVTPTILPIKISKGDSALASFGIRHEGKLFPTPTLSVRFPYATGKFSATQQALPVQREILVGRAAGVPVIDGVIDESLWGKATSNLFNPEGGDMTVDSTFFYFAYDKNDLYLGAICREKKIDSLTANVTERDGAVYAEDCVGYFLQPDLGKKVVYQLYFNPRGAIFDQKITEETGGNLVSDRNWNGKYDVKTTKGTDYWSIEIKVPLAQFGVSARAKDQMGLNFRRKQFRLQSAADWQVPLVGDPKALGEMILF; from the coding sequence ATGAAAAGCACAATAATCACTTGGACGCTGCTGACTTTTTTTCTGATTGCCGCCGGCTCAGTTGCCCTCGCGCAAAATGCGGGCAAGGATCAAGCCGCCAGCTGCCCGATTCATTTTGCGGTCATCGGCGACCGCACCGGAGGCCATGTTGCCGGTATCTATGAGGAAATTGTTTCCGAAGTAGAAAGACTGCGGTCCGATTTCGTTGTCAATGTGGGGGATATGATCGAGGGTTACAGCACCGATACCACGATTCTCAAAAACCAATGGGAGGAGTACAAGAAGATAATATCCCCTCTGACTATGCCGGTTTACCTGACTCCCGGAAACCATGATATTACTTATGATGCCGCTCTGGGGATGTTCGAGCGGTATGTCGGGAAACCATATCATTCGTTTGATGTCAAAGAGTTGCATTTCATCGTCCTCGATAACAGCCGCTGGGAATCGAGCGTCGAACTGCCGAAAGAGCAACTTGACTGGCTGGCCGCCGACCTGAAAGAACATCAAAACGCCCGCTATATCTTTGTATTGCACCATAAACCGTTCTGGTACAACAGCACCGCCGATAATAAACCCGACACACTCCATTCCCTTTTCCGCAGTTTCGGCGTCGATGCCGTTATCACCGGCCATTTCCACGACTATTTTGGCGGACGGTTTGACGGCATTATCTATACCGGAATGGGAAGCTCCGGCGGCGATGCCCCGGTCGGGCCGACAGGCCTGCAATATCATTTTCTCTGGGTTACGGTGGATGATAAAGGAATAAGCATCGCACCAGTCAAACTTGGGAGCGTTCTTCCCTGGGAGGAAGTAACCGTTGCCGAGGAAAAATTTATCGAAAAGATGAATCGTCAGGGTGTCTCCTTTGTCTCTCCGATGGCTATCGGCTCAAAACTGGAGCTCCTCGACTCGGTGGTGACAATCAAGCTGAGGAATTTCCAGCCGGACCTTGACTGGGAAGATACCATTAAATGGGAAGTGCCTCAGGGATGGCAGGTTACCCCGACGATCTTGCCGATCAAGATTTCCAAGGGGGACAGCGCCCTGGCCAGTTTTGGAATCAGACATGAGGGAAAGCTATTTCCGACACCGACCTTATCAGTTCGGTTTCCCTATGCGACCGGGAAATTCTCTGCGACACAGCAGGCGCTTCCGGTGCAACGAGAAATTCTGGTCGGGAGGGCAGCCGGCGTGCCGGTAATTGACGGAGTGATTGATGAAAGCCTCTGGGGTAAGGCAACTTCCAATCTTTTCAATCCTGAAGGGGGCGATATGACCGTGGACTCGACCTTTTTCTATTTCGCCTATGACAAGAATGATCTCTATCTGGGGGCCATCTGCCGGGAAAAGAAAATTGATTCTCTAACGGCCAATGTAACTGAGCGTGATGGAGCCGTTTATGCCGAGGATTGTGTCGGGTATTTCCTGCAGCCGGATCTCGGAAAGAAAGTGGTTTATCAGCTATATTTCAATCCGCGCGGAGCGATCTTCGACCAGAAAATCACTGAAGAGACGGGGGGGAATCTGGTCTCGGATCGAAACTGGAATGGGAAGTATGACGTAAAGACAACAAAAGGTACCGATTACTGGAGTATAGAGATAAAAGTCCCTCTGGCGCAGTTTGGCGTTTCAGCCAGAGCGAAAGATCAAATGGGACTGAATTTCCGCCGCAAGCAATTCCGCTTGCAGTCGGCCGCCGACTGGCAGGTGCCGCTGGTGGGTGATCCCAAAGCGCTGGGGGAGATGATCCTTTTCTGA